A single window of Chloracidobacterium sp. DNA harbors:
- a CDS encoding SRPBCC domain-containing protein: MSRDWSSFTRQITVKYPAHAIYEAWAVPSQITRWLPRSAEYVGYDGTPKGRDREVEAGDSYLWRWHGHLDDINDAGLIIEANGHERFAFSFTQNCLVTVTIRDEYGETVVELTQSNIPDDPKRVTYIDCLSGWTFYLANLKSVLEGGIDLRNKNADIRNVLNS, encoded by the coding sequence ATGAGTCGTGATTGGAGCAGTTTTACACGGCAGATCACGGTCAAATACCCGGCCCACGCTATCTATGAGGCGTGGGCCGTTCCATCTCAGATCACCCGCTGGTTACCACGCTCCGCCGAATACGTCGGGTACGACGGCACGCCGAAAGGTCGCGACCGCGAGGTCGAGGCAGGTGACTCATATCTCTGGCGTTGGCACGGCCATCTCGATGACATCAACGACGCCGGCCTGATAATCGAGGCAAACGGCCACGAAAGGTTCGCGTTCTCATTCACACAGAATTGTCTTGTCACCGTCACGATCCGTGACGAGTACGGCGAAACGGTAGTCGAACTCACTCAAAGCAATATTCCGGACGATCCGAAACGCGTCACTTACATAGATTGCTTGTCCGGATGGACATTTTATCTCGCAAACCTCAAATCCGTCCTCGAGGGCGGCATCGACCTGAGAAACAAGAACGCCGATATTCGCAACGTCCTGAATTCGTGA
- a CDS encoding ASCH domain-containing protein, translated as MLIKNIILDKIKAGEISLLFRRWKKPGVKAGGTQMTQRGVFAIDGVAVVTERKITVEDAIAAGFTSKKDLLAQLIERDEPTDIYRIAIRFAGEDPRKELRQNAELSPDEVADIIAKLHKLDIACKRGRWTQMYLQMIHDQPNIHAAILAEQIGLDIPHFKPWVRKLKALGLTESLRPGYRLSPRGEKILICLRERSHGANLS; from the coding sequence ATGCTCATCAAAAACATTATTTTGGATAAGATAAAGGCGGGCGAGATCTCGCTTCTCTTTCGTCGCTGGAAAAAGCCCGGCGTTAAGGCGGGCGGGACGCAGATGACGCAACGCGGCGTGTTCGCTATCGACGGTGTCGCGGTCGTTACGGAACGCAAGATCACTGTTGAGGATGCGATCGCTGCCGGATTCACGTCAAAAAAAGATCTGCTCGCTCAGTTGATCGAACGCGACGAACCGACCGATATTTATCGCATCGCTATACGCTTTGCCGGCGAGGACCCGCGAAAAGAACTGCGGCAAAACGCCGAACTCTCGCCAGATGAGGTTGCCGACATCATCGCAAAACTCCATAAACTCGACATCGCCTGCAAGCGTGGTCGGTGGACACAAATGTACCTGCAGATGATCCACGACCAACCCAATATCCACGCCGCGATCCTCGCCGAACAGATCGGCCTCGACATCCCGCACTTCAAACCCTGGGTGAGAAAACTGAAGGCTCTGGGATTAACAGAAAGCCTGCGGCCCGGCTATCGTTTGTCGCCGAGGGGTGAGAAAATTCTAATTTGCCTGCGGGAGCGATCGCACGGTGCAAATTTATCTTGA
- a CDS encoding YegP family protein, with the protein MAGKFELKVSSNGKYHFNLKAGNGQIILSSEMYESKASAVNGIASVQKNAGDDARFERKESTNGKPYFNLKSTNGQVIGKSEMYESVASMENGIESVKKNGPEGVTVEV; encoded by the coding sequence ATGGCAGGTAAATTTGAATTAAAAGTATCGAGCAATGGTAAATATCATTTCAATCTAAAGGCCGGGAACGGACAGATCATACTTTCAAGCGAGATGTATGAATCAAAAGCTTCGGCCGTGAACGGCATCGCTTCGGTTCAGAAAAACGCCGGTGATGACGCCCGCTTTGAACGCAAAGAATCAACGAATGGCAAGCCGTACTTCAATCTGAAGTCAACGAACGGTCAGGTGATCGGCAAGAGCGAGATGTATGAGTCCGTCGCGTCGATGGAGAACGGCATCGAGTCGGTCAAAAAGAATGGACCGGAAGGCGTTACCGTTGAAGTTTAA
- a CDS encoding DUF1343 domain-containing protein: MSKQRTRLGVERLLNEEIDLIRGKRIGLVCNQASVMPDTFAHAADVFGERTEFDLTTLFGPQHGIRGDVQDNMIETPHTTDERTGKPVYSLYSETREPTAEMVDNIDAFVIDLQDVGCRIYTFVYTMANCMRAAKQFGKKVIVCDRPNPINGNAIEGNITEHGFKSFVGQFEIPTRHGMTIGELAKMFNEHFGIGCDLTVVEMTGWSREMWGDETGLPWILPSPNIPTVDSCVVFPATVHVEGTELSEGRGTTKPFEINGAPYIDPYAWVAELEKFGFDGVKFRHVFFRPTFQKCAEQLCGGVQIHVTDREAFTPVIVGIAMLKTAYDMYPEHFEWKKDPYEYVYDINPIDVVCGTDKIRKQFEAGVSLREIEAGWAEGEAEFAEARKPYLLY; the protein is encoded by the coding sequence ATGAGCAAACAGAGAACCCGTCTCGGCGTCGAACGCCTACTTAACGAAGAGATTGACCTAATCCGCGGCAAGCGCATCGGTCTGGTGTGCAATCAAGCGTCGGTGATGCCGGACACATTTGCCCACGCGGCGGACGTTTTTGGCGAACGCACCGAATTTGACCTGACTACGCTCTTTGGCCCGCAGCACGGTATCCGCGGCGACGTTCAGGACAATATGATAGAGACGCCGCACACAACGGACGAACGCACCGGCAAACCGGTATATTCGCTCTACAGCGAGACACGCGAACCCACAGCGGAGATGGTCGATAACATTGACGCCTTTGTCATCGATCTGCAGGACGTCGGTTGCCGCATCTATACATTTGTCTACACGATGGCAAATTGTATGCGGGCGGCTAAGCAATTCGGCAAAAAGGTGATCGTATGCGACCGCCCCAATCCGATCAACGGCAACGCGATCGAGGGCAATATCACCGAACACGGGTTCAAATCATTTGTCGGACAATTTGAGATCCCGACGCGGCACGGGATGACGATCGGCGAACTCGCAAAGATGTTCAACGAGCATTTTGGCATCGGATGTGACCTCACGGTCGTGGAGATGACGGGATGGTCGCGCGAAATGTGGGGCGATGAGACCGGATTGCCCTGGATACTGCCGAGTCCGAATATACCGACGGTTGATAGCTGTGTCGTTTTTCCGGCGACGGTTCACGTCGAGGGCACCGAACTCAGCGAAGGCCGCGGCACGACCAAGCCATTTGAGATCAACGGTGCGCCCTACATCGACCCGTATGCGTGGGTCGCCGAGCTTGAAAAATTCGGATTCGATGGCGTGAAGTTTCGCCACGTTTTTTTTCGCCCGACCTTTCAGAAATGCGCCGAGCAACTCTGCGGCGGCGTCCAGATCCACGTCACCGACCGCGAGGCATTTACGCCTGTGATCGTCGGCATCGCAATGCTAAAGACCGCCTACGATATGTACCCGGAGCATTTCGAGTGGAAAAAAGACCCGTACGAATACGTCTATGACATCAACCCGATCGACGTCGTCTGCGGTACGGACAAGATCCGCAAGCAGTTCGAGGCCGGTGTTTCATTGAGAGAGATCGAGGCGGGATGGGCCGAGGGCGAGGCGGAATTTGCAGAGGCGAGAAAGCCGTATTTATTGTATTAG
- a CDS encoding SDR family oxidoreductase encodes MKILLTGANGYIGKRLLPILVEQGHEIVCAVRDKDRFPTNGLYAHPNVSVTEIDFLEDVRGNDALNDIDAAYYLIHSMSDDVSSFEKLESKAAVNFVELLKRSSARQIIYLGGITNDGDLSRHLASRKKVDEVLRSSDIPVTSLKAAIIVGSGSSSFEIIRDLVEKLPVMITPRWLDTRTQPIAIRNVLEYLSGVLFREDTYGRSYDIGGPDVMTYKEMLNQFAEVRGLKRWIYTVPIMTPKLSSYWLYFVTSTSYRLAVNLVNSMKVEVVAAPNDLADSLGIRLIPYREAVELAFQKISQNAVVSSWKDSLVSSFKDNSLRQHLQVPINGCLTDDRTIPIPRAVDVDDVVDNIWSLGGSRGWYYTNWLWSLRGLMDKFFGGVGLRRGRTSPDTINAGDTLDFWRVLVADKPKKRLLLYAEMKLPGEAWLEFNVIQKDGLWQLKQTATFRPKGLLGRLYWYSVLPFHYFVFGGMAENIIAFRKPQDDV; translated from the coding sequence ATGAAGATACTTCTAACAGGGGCAAACGGCTATATCGGAAAGCGCCTCTTGCCGATCCTGGTCGAGCAAGGGCACGAGATCGTGTGTGCGGTCAGAGATAAGGATCGATTCCCTACGAACGGCCTTTACGCACACCCGAATGTTTCGGTAACAGAGATCGATTTTCTAGAGGACGTGCGGGGCAATGACGCTCTAAACGACATTGACGCGGCTTACTATCTGATCCATTCGATGAGTGACGACGTGTCGAGCTTCGAAAAACTCGAATCTAAAGCAGCAGTTAATTTCGTCGAACTCTTAAAACGGTCTTCGGCACGGCAGATCATTTACCTTGGGGGCATCACCAACGACGGCGACCTGTCGAGGCATCTGGCGTCACGTAAAAAGGTCGATGAGGTTCTGCGAAGCAGCGACATTCCGGTAACCTCGCTCAAGGCGGCGATCATCGTCGGGTCAGGCAGTTCGTCATTTGAGATCATACGCGACCTGGTAGAGAAATTGCCGGTAATGATCACGCCCCGATGGCTAGACACTCGCACACAGCCGATCGCTATCCGGAATGTACTCGAATACCTGTCCGGCGTCCTCTTTCGCGAAGACACCTACGGCCGGTCTTACGACATTGGCGGCCCGGACGTAATGACTTACAAAGAGATGCTGAACCAGTTTGCCGAGGTTCGAGGCCTCAAACGCTGGATCTATACCGTTCCTATAATGACGCCTAAGCTGTCATCGTATTGGCTCTATTTTGTGACCAGCACGTCATATCGCCTCGCCGTCAATCTGGTCAACAGTATGAAGGTCGAGGTGGTCGCCGCGCCCAATGATCTCGCTGATAGCCTAGGCATACGGCTGATCCCTTATAGGGAGGCGGTCGAACTTGCGTTTCAGAAGATAAGCCAGAACGCCGTCGTCTCAAGTTGGAAGGATTCGTTGGTCTCCAGCTTTAAGGACAACTCTCTGCGGCAGCATTTGCAGGTTCCCATTAACGGTTGCCTCACCGATGACCGAACCATACCGATCCCGCGAGCGGTCGATGTCGATGATGTCGTCGATAACATTTGGTCGCTCGGCGGCAGTCGCGGTTGGTACTACACCAACTGGCTCTGGTCGCTCCGCGGCCTGATGGATAAGTTTTTTGGCGGCGTCGGACTGCGGCGCGGCCGCACATCGCCGGATACGATCAACGCGGGCGACACGCTTGATTTTTGGCGTGTCCTCGTTGCCGACAAGCCCAAAAAGCGTCTGCTTTTATATGCTGAAATGAAACTGCCCGGCGAAGCATGGCTGGAATTCAACGTCATCCAAAAGGACGGTTTGTGGCAATTGAAACAGACAGCCACCTTTCGCCCGAAAGGTCTGCTCGGCCGGCTTTACTGGTATTCGGTGCTTCCATTCCACTATTTCGTCTTCGGCGGAATGGCGGAAAACATCATCGCCTTTCGAAAACCTCAGGACGATGTCTAG
- a CDS encoding HigA family addiction module antidote protein, whose protein sequence is MRKVPYPHPGEILLEEFLKPMGITQYRLAKEIGVQQRRIGEIVAGTRGITPDTGLRLSRFFGMSENFWTGLQLDYDAAIAKDSLESVLAGITPWANKEVVLS, encoded by the coding sequence ATGCGTAAGGTTCCATACCCGCACCCCGGCGAAATTCTATTGGAAGAATTTCTGAAACCGATGGGGATAACTCAATACCGTCTGGCAAAGGAGATCGGCGTCCAGCAGCGACGCATCGGGGAGATCGTAGCGGGCACACGTGGTATCACGCCCGACACGGGCCTGCGTCTGTCGCGCTTTTTTGGAATGTCGGAAAATTTTTGGACAGGCCTCCAGCTTGACTATGACGCGGCGATCGCAAAAGATTCCCTGGAATCGGTGCTCGCCGGAATAACGCCCTGGGCGAACAAGGAAGTGGTACTTTCCTGA